A single window of Gossypium arboreum isolate Shixiya-1 chromosome 13, ASM2569848v2, whole genome shotgun sequence DNA harbors:
- the LOC108462692 gene encoding glycine-rich protein A3-like: MVPGDLGGYPPQSPYPPPGYPGQSSHGHAVGGLIAVGAAAAYGAHHIAHGLFGRGKFKHEKAKFKPGKRWKKGSKFLKPKFKKWKP, encoded by the exons ATGGTACCCGGTGATCTTGGCGGATATCCTCCTCAATCACCTTATCCACCACCTGGTTATCCCG GACAAAGTTCACATGGACATGCTGTGGGAGGGTTGATAGCAGTGGGTGCAGCTGCTGCTTACGGGGCACACCATATTGCACATGGTTTGTTTGGTCGGGGAAAATTCAAACATGAGAAGGCGAAATTCAAGCCTGGGAAACGCTGGAAGAAGGGGAGCAAGTTTCTCAAACCTAAGTTCAAGAAATGGAAGCCGTAA
- the LOC108461911 gene encoding putative pentatricopeptide repeat-containing protein At3g23330 yields MTSKSTAKTLVKTFLRTPHSLKTKFQAKQLLAQFLKTQPYSPSSTSILISVYSNFNLLHPSLFLFNSLNSPPLLAWKSIIKCYANSGHFLNSLTSFVQMRSFGIYPDSNMFPLVLKACVFLKNLRLGESIHGCIIRLGLDFDLFTGNALLNMYAKFQSLQPNGGRKVFAFNVFDGMPKSDELCGTSAQEKGASIIQLESMTKVLEMMPIRDVVSWNTVIAGNAQNGMYEEALRMVREMGNANMKPDSFTLSSVLPIFAEYVDAIKGKEIHGYAIRHWFDSDCYIASSLIDMYANCARIEDSCSVFNLLSKRDDISWNSIIAACVQNGVFDEGLKLFRQMLTAKVKPRDVTFSSIMPACAYLTTLHLGKQLHGYIIRGGFNDNMFIASSLVDMYAKCGNIKAARWIFDQMEHHDMVSWTAIIMGYALHGHAHDALLLFKQMEMDGVKPNYVSYIAVFTACSHAGLTDEAWRYFNSMSRNHGIKPGLEHYAAMADLLGRAGKLEEAYKFIGSMHIAPTGSIWSTLLSSCRVHKNLELAEKVANEIFKVDPENVGAYVLMSNMYAAARRWKDAAKMRIFMRKKGIRKEPACSWIEVKNRVHTFISGDKSHPLYDRIFEALKDLLEQIEREGYIPDTNEDFHDVDEEQKKYMIFSHSERLALAFGIISTPAGTTIRITKNIRVCVDCHTAIKLISKVVQREIIVRDNSRFHHFKDGKCSCRDYW; encoded by the coding sequence ATGACTTCAAAATCCACCGCGAAAACCCTGGTCAAAACCTTCCTCAGAACCCCACATTCCCTCAAAACCAAATTCCAAGCCAAGCAGCTCCTTGCCCAATTCCTCAAAACCCAACCCTACTCTCCCTCTTCCACTTCCATCCTCATTTCCGTTTACTCTAATTTCAATCTTTTACACCCCTCCCTCTTCCTCTTTAACTCTCTTAACTCCCCTCCTCTTCTCGCATGGAAATCTATAATCAAATGCTATGCAAATTCTGGCCATTTTCTAAATTCCTTGACTAGTTTCGTCCAGATGCGTAGTTTTGGTATTTATCCGGATTCTAATATGTTCCCTCTTGTGCTTAAAGCTTGTGTCTTTTTGAAGAACTTGAGGTTGGGTGAATCCATTCATGGCTGTATTATTAGGCTGGGTCTGGACTTTGATTTGTTCACTGGAAATGCACTTTTGAAtatgtatgcaaaatttcaaAGCTTACAACCGAATGGAGGACGTAAAGTTTTCGCCTTTAATGTGTTCGATGGAATGCCAAAAAGTGATGAACTTTGTGGGACATCGGCTCAAGAGAAAGGCGCAAGTATTATTCAATTAGAAAGTATGACAAAGGTTTTAGAAATGATGCCAATAAGGGATGTAGTTTCATGGAACACTGTAATTGCAGGGAATGCACAAAATGGAATGTATGAAGAAGCTTTGAGGATGGTTAGGGAAATGGGGAATGCTAACATGAAACCTGATTCATTTACTTTGTCCAGTGTACTTCCTATATTTGCAGAGTACGTGGATGCCATTAAAGGAAAGGAGATTCATGGTTATGCTATTAGACATTGGTTTGATTCTGATTGTTATATAGCTAGTAGTCTGATTGATATGTATGCAAATTGTGCTCGTATTGAAGATTCATGTAGTGTATTTAATCTGCTATCTAAGAGAGATGACATCTCTTGGAATTCGATTATTGCAGCTTGTGTGCAGAATGGTGTGTTTGATGAAGGTCTGAAGTTATTTCGTCAAATGTTAACGGCTAAGGTAAAGCCAAGGGATGTTACGTTTTCTAGTATCATGCCAGCTTGTGCGTACCTGACAACATTGCATTTGGGAAAGCAACTACACGGATACATAATTCGAGGTGGATTCAATGATAATATGTTTATAGCGAGCTCCCTTGTTGACATGTATGCCAAATGCGGAAACATCAAGGCAGCAAGGTGGATTTTCGATCAAATGGAACACCATGACATGGTTTCATGGACAGCAATTATAATGGGGTATGCTTTGCATGGGCATGCTCATGATGCCCTTTTGTTGTTCAAGCAGATGGAAATGGATGGGGTCAAACCCAACTACGTATCATATATAGCTGTCTTTACTGCTTGTAGTCATGCTGGATTGACAGATGAAGCTTGGAGGTATTTCAATAGTATGAGTCGGAATCATGGTATTAAACCAGGCTTGGAACATTATGCAGCTATGGCAGACCTTCTTGGTCGTGCAGGAAAGTTGGAAGAAGCTTATAAATTCATTGGTAGCATGCATATTGCACCTACAGGTAGTATCTGGTCAACGCTGTTATCCTCTTGTAGAGTCCATAAGAACCTGGAGTTGGCAGAAAAGGTTGCTAacgagatatttaaagttgatcCAGAGAACGTGGGAGCTTATGTGCTGATGTCAAATATGTATGCAGCTGCTCGGAGATGGAAAGATGCAGCAAAGATGAGAATATTTATGAGGAAAAAAGGCATAAGAAAGGAACCAGCTTGTAGCTGGATTGAAGTTAAAAACAGGGTTCATACTTTCATCTCAGGTGATAAATCACATCCTCTATATGACAGAATATTTGAGGCATTGAAAGATCTTCTCGAACAGATTGAACGAGAAGGCTATATTCCGGACACAAATGAGGATTTCCATGATGTTGACGAGGAGCAGAAGAAATACATGATATTTAGCCATAGTGAGAGACTAGCTTTAGCTTTTGGCATCATTAGCACCCCTGCTGGGACAACGATTCGAATAACCAAGAACATTCGGGTCTGTGTCGACTGTCACACTGCAATAAAGTTAATATCAAAGGTGGTTCAAAGGGAGATAATTGTGAGGGATAATAGCAGATTTCACCATTTTAAAGATGGGAAGTGTTCATGCAGAGATTATTGGTAA
- the LOC108461277 gene encoding 50S ribosomal protein L3, chloroplastic translates to MPIATLSLHSLGYCCQKSPPFSFKSSFLSKPTKTQFSFAFKTTEKRPFSHIVSMSMEAGIGVMGTKLGMMSFFETDGTVVPVTVVGFREGNIVTQVKTSATDGYDAVQVGYRRVRDKKLTKPELGHLGKAGVIPMRHLQEFRLQSVGEFETGQKLAVEEIFKEGDLVDVSGTTIGKGFQGGIKRHNFKRGQMSHGSKSHRALGSIGAGTTPGRVYKGKKMPGRMGGSKRKIRKLKIVKIDNELRVVMIKGALPGKPGNLLRITPAKIVGKNIPKS, encoded by the exons ATGCCAATTGCTACCTTATCTCTCCATTCTTTAGGCTATTGCTGCCAAAAGTCTCCTCCTTTCTCCTTCAAATCTTCTTTTCTCTCAAAACCCACAAAAACCCAGTTTTCTTTTGCCTTCAAAACTACCGAGAAGAGGCCTTTTTCGCATATAGTCTCAATGAGCATGGAAGCAGGCATTGGAGTAATGGGCACAAAGCTTGGAATGATGAGTTTCTTTGAAACTGATGGCACAGTTGTTCCAGTGACTGTAGTTGGTTTTAGAGAAGGAAATATAGTGACCCAAGTTAAGACATCGGCTACTGATGGCTATGATGCTGTTCAAGTTGGGTATAGGAGAGTTAGAGATAAGAAGTTGACAAAGCCTGAGTTGGGTCATTTGGGGAAAGCTGGTGTTATTCCCATGAGGCATTTGCAAGAATTTAGGTTGCaaagtgtgggggagtttgagACTGGTCAGAAATTGGCTGTTGAAGAGATTTTTAAAGAAGGTGATCTTGTTGATGTCTCTGGGACTACCATAGGGAAAGGATTTCAAG GTGGAATAAAGCGCCATAATTTTAAAAGAGGTCAAATGAGCCATGGTTCCAAGAGTCATAGAGCATTGGGGTCTATTGGTGCTGGAACAACACCTGGGCGTGTATACAAGGGAAAGAAAATGCCTGGCAGGATGGGAGGAAGCAAAAGAAAGATCCGAAAGCTCAAGATTGTGAAAATCGACAATGAGCTTCGAGTTGTGATGATCAAAGGTGCTCTCCCTGGTAAGCCCGGAAATCTGCTACGTATAACCCCGGCTAAGATTGTTGGAAAGAACATACCAAAGAGCTAG